Below is a window of Candidatus Zymogenaceae bacterium DNA.
TCCCGAAAACCTCGGAGAAACAGACGATATAACACGATCGCCCGGACGGTTCTAAAACAGTTGACAAGCGGGCGCATGATGGGATACAAATACTGGGGGGTGGGGAATGGAGGGGGGGATGAGTATTGTGTGTGAATCGTCATCGACCGGAACCGCAGAGATGATCGGTCCCGGAGGATTTCATCGGCCCGCCGATCCCCGGACGGGAGGAGCAATTATCCACCGCCATAATAGCAGCCGGCTTTGCCGGCCTCCGGCCCTCGGACGGGGAGGGTCGTTCATCCGCTCATCACCCCTTACAATCACTATACACCAGCTGTCATGGGTCCCGGCTCCCGACCGGATTACGACATGTTTCTCTCTGAAGGAAACGGTATGAAGGCGATTGTATATGATTTTTCACTTTTTAAATTTCTGGCCTTGACCGTCGGCGGCAGACTCTCAAAGAGAGTTTTCTGGAGCCCCCTCTCTCCCGTATCATTGAAAAACATTCCGGAACCGACACTCCCCAACGAGGACTGGGTGATCGTCAAGACGGTGATGAGCGGCTTCTGTGCGTCGGACATGAGCGCCATCATGATGGCCGACAGCCCCACCATGACACCCTTTGCGTCGTTCCCCTTCGTCCTGGGCCACGAGAATGTCGGCGTCATCTCCCAGGTGGGCGAGAACGTGTCCGGATTTTCAATCGGCGACCGCGTGGCGGTCAACCCGGGTCTCTCCTGCGAGGCGAGGGGGATGACGGAAATGTGCCCCACCTGCCGCCGGGGTGACAGTTCTGCGTGTGAGAACATGGCCGAGGGCGTGGTGGCGAAGGGTGTGAACACCGGCTATTCCACCGAGACCGGCGGCGGCTGGAGTCCCTATTTTAGGGCGCATGCCTCCCAGCTTTTCAAGCTCGACGGTGTCAGCGATGAAGAGGGGGTCATGCTCGACCCGTTCTGCTCGTCTCTCCATCCGGTCATGCAGCACTTTCCCGAAGACGACGACACGGTGCTGATTATCGGTGCGGGGCCCCTGG
It encodes the following:
- a CDS encoding alcohol dehydrogenase catalytic domain-containing protein, with protein sequence MKAIVYDFSLFKFLALTVGGRLSKRVFWSPLSPVSLKNIPEPTLPNEDWVIVKTVMSGFCASDMSAIMMADSPTMTPFASFPFVLGHENVGVISQVGENVSGFSIGDRVAVNPGLSCEARGMTEMCPTCRRGDSSACENMAEGVVAKGVNTGYSTETGGGWSPYFRAHASQLFKLDGVSDEEGVMLDPFCSSLHPVMQHFPEDDDTVLIIGAGPLGLSAVQALRGLGSTSRIIVMEKSPPAARRAMDAGADRVITSEEGGRTVYDIIGEITNAKVYKPIMGDKILMGGVNIVYDTVGHAKTMGMSLRLLATGGVYVCIGLAAVEKLDLTPLWLKKLTIAGSLGYGIETYNGKEAKTWDVALDLVRNRKVDLGRYVTHRFRLDEYKEAIRVNAFKERYKAVKTVFVFD